The window ATATAGATGGTAGAATCTAGTGACAAGCAAAGTGCAGCTGCTCAACATATATTCATTTCTAGATACAATCGTGATGACTTCATCATATGCTACAAACAAACGCTCCATTTTATGCTGCAACATTGATGTTGATTATACAGACAGATAAAAGTtctaataaagaaaaaaaacagaattCTGATATTGCATACCCATCAGCTCTGCCACACTACCCAGGGCGGGATGAAATGCACACCAACAGCCTTCCACTGCCAAATTTCTCTTCAATGTGGGGGTCAAACATGCGTCCTTGCTGACGCTTCTCAAGCTTCCTCTGGACGTGGTTGCTCTTCTTTGCTTCCTCAGCTGCAGCCTCACACTCTTATCCCTACATTAATGCACCTCAAAAAATAAATGATCCGCTGAGGGAAAAACCATCACATATATCCTCTAGAGTAAAGGAAAAGGAATTTAACTAGAACTATTACTCATAGTATTCTGGGAAAGACTACCGAAATACATTCATTGAAAGTAATCAACTCTAATATCTTTCATATAGAAACCTAAACATGCAAAGAAATGGATAAACAAGCTATTCACACAACAGGTGGGTAGAGGAAGAGGTTTATAAAAAAATCTGCAAGACAGGTGGAGTGCTTAGGATGAGCTGCTATTTGTAATCAACAAAATATAGTGTCTGAACAGTGAAGCCAATTCCTTACAGAAGACAAAGTCAGTAATAAACTTTCAGTTGCGAGGAAACATACCTCAGCAGCATCCTTCTTGGCAGCAGGTGTCTTCTTCTTCCTACTGATGTCCACTCCATAGTGTGTTAGGTACCACTGCTTGAATGGGGCAGTATCAACTTCCACAATGGCGCTCTTCACAAAGGTCTGAGTCCTCACGAGCTCATTGTTTGACGCATTAtatgttagatatctaggcaatttttggtatattttaattccaaatattaatatcaatttcataatatagatgagtgataagttgtgtacaagatatgtgcatgtgttcatgttattctcactaataagcatgaacaaagaattaaaccagagtaggtttagtaagtaccccaaggcgggaccagtgccagaggcaccggttgcgccgttaccagctggaatagacatgctattcgactggtcttactcgaagtagccgaactatatcgatgcaggaagatgttcgcagtgcagtcccacgaacggttacgccgggaattagacgaagtagtcgttcgcacgagcggttacgccgggaagtagacgaaggagtcgttcagggagcgagcagtcgcgtcaagacgctccccaaaaacctaattgcccgcgtcccgtgcaggaccttcagcgagcagaggttccggaggccctgctctcgctagacctgtgcgcgcagtgctagcggtggggaaggcagaaagcagctgagggagaagggagaggtctcctgaagaggagtacctggatgagtgcttgagatgagtgaggatgagaggagagggtgctggtttatataggcacgatatgcctcaggttcaacgaatctggacgtcatgaatggctttgatgagcggcagttaatgtgcctcaggtttaatgaacctggacgtcgtaaagagccttcaatgtccggtcattagtgacgacattaaccctctgttttaatactctttactgcaaaacatccttctcatctcagcacatcacgtcgcactgcaccgcaccgcacgtcacgtccgcacgcgcacgcgcacgcgcacgcgcaccgcaccgcccgtccggccggccggccgcgccgcgccgcgcctcgtctcggcctcggccacggccacggcccggcccggctcggctcggcgagcgagcgcgcgcgcgtgtggttcaccgtcctcttcttaccggcttcacaagtggtgtacacgaagtccaccttttaagtcggttgagatcctcctcaattccccgtacggaattaagcattgattccctagcattaatagtgggctttaaattcttttaatgctttagaagtaatgggccaagcccattactccaacaatccccaccaagaaattcaagccacactagaaataccctcattccctcattgatataccagtattcgacagagactgttaagttgaacttccatctaggacaaaggctacacttattcagaactgtgcaatggactatgccttgaattgccagttttgtgcaaacaagtttgaccagagccctacactggtactaggctgcaaaagcatccccgcggtttggagcttataagtcatactccaggcccttcatgagtttctagagaatacccaattctcatagaccatgaccagtggtcaaactcatataggtgtgttcctttcagatgttctgtaggacaacatctttgtttcaagaaaacaactcatttgtttaaaagaaaccacctgacacacattaaggtatagaccaacctgccatacagattagaagagaaatgcaccttatacacggaatgagcccttttcacaaaggttcgcttctcacagtcagactttagtttgtttcaccatcctaattcacggaatctccgatcacataggacaggtttccactatagaatgactcacgtgggtctcaagcccaattccatagatgcattgtctatcacatttcatgaaagaccctttgtaaactgatctgccagatttttagccgtctgaacatagtccagggctataactccggagtttctcaattttctgacagatttcaaccgccttttcacatgtctagatgacttcatgttatcctttgaactattcaccttgacaattaccgtttgattgtcacagttcattaggattgccggtaacggtttttcaactatcggcaagtccataaggagctcacgaagccactcagcctcaacagtggcggtatctaatgctgtgagttctgcttccatagttgacctcgttaagatggtctgcttgcaagacttccaggaaacagctccaccaccaagtgtaaacacatatccacttgtggcctttatctcatcagcatcagaaatccaatttgaatcactatacccttctagtacccttggatacccggtgtagtgaattccatagttcattgtccccttcagatagcgcattactctttcaagagccttccaatgatcatctcccgggtttgaaacaaaccggctcagtttgcttacagcaaacgagatgtcaggtcttgtagcgctcgctaaatacattaatgaaccaatgatctgagaatatctcagctgatctcgcattatccttttgttctttctaagaattaaactggcatcatatggtgttgagacaggtttatagtcgctataaccaaagtgacttaacaccttctccacataatgagactgtgtaagaatcaccccaccattgatctcttttaccagttttatattaaggataacatcagcttctcccagatccttcatctcaaaattttgagataaaaactctttgacttccttaatcacattaaggctagtgccaaagatcagtatgtcatccacatacaagcacaaaatcactccttcagccccaccatagcgatagtacacacatctgtcagcttcgttcacaacaaagccggtagaggtcaaagttctatcaaacttttcatgccactgcttaggcgcttgcttgagaccatataaagattttaacaacttacaaaccattccttcttgaccctttgatacaaacccatccggctgatccatatagatctcctcttctaactctccattgaggaaagccgtcttaacgtccatctgatgaacgagaagaccataagaggctgccagggaaagtaacactcgaattgtggtcaatcgggcaactggtgaataagtgtcaaagaaatcttctccttctttttgggtataacccttggccacaagactagccttgtacttttcaatagtaccatctggcctaagctttttcttgaacacccacttgcatccaaccggtttacatccataaggacgttcaacgacctcccaggttccattagacataatagaatccatctcactccttactgcttccttccaatagtcagcatcaggagatgaatatgcctcttctatggttctgggtgtatcatctatgaggtatacaatgaaatcatcaccaaaagactttacagtcctttgtctcttgctctttctcggagcatcattgttatcctcctcaggattttctacaagtgtatgttcattgtgttctatcggctcagcagagccatcatcctcgatgaactcttgcctagatgaacttgtttcatctctcatgggaaaaatgttttcaaaaaatgtagcatctccggactccattatagtaccaacatgcatgtcaggtactccagatttcactattaaaaatctatatccaacgctgtgaatagcataacctagaaagatacaatccacagttttaggtccaagcttatgtttcttggttattggcacactcacttttgccaaacaaccccatgtacgtaagtatggcagtgttggccttttcttctcccattcctcgaatggagttatctctttattctttgtaggaacacggtttaggacatgacatgcagtcaatatagcctcaccccaccattccttgcaaagtcccgctgtatctaacatggcgttaaccaaatccgttagagtgcggttctttctttcggcaaccccatttgactgaggtgaatagggaggcgtcctttcatgaataataccatgttcctcgcagaataaagtaaataaatttgagaaatactcacCACCAcaatctgacctaactcttttgatctttctctcaagttagttttctacttcagctttatagattttaaagtagtgtaaagcttcatcttttgacttcaacaaatagatgtaacaaaatctagtactatcatcaatcaaagtcatgaaatattttttaccaccttttgtcaacactccattcatttcgcacaaatcggaatgaattaattctaagggtgccaagctccttgcctccgtggtcttatgaggcttatgagtttgttttgattcaacacatacatgacacttagaatttttgacaaaagtgaactttggaattaagctcaaattagctaagcgcatcatacaaccaaaattaacgtgacaaagcctcgaatgccaaacatttgtttcatcaacgttaataacattgtatgcaattttattacaaacatctgacaaagaaagacggaacaagcctccgctttcataaccttttccaacaaaagtaccaaacttagacaagatacatttattggactcaaagactaatttgaaaccatctctacacagtagagagccactgactaaattcttcttgatggtggggacatgctgcacgttcttcagctgcacggtcttccccgaagtaaacttcagatttaccgtaccaacaccaagaacacgcgcatgtgatccgttccccatcagcaaggaggaagtcccgccggtctggtaagaagagaacaaagaagcatcagcacaaacatgaatattagcaccagtgtcaacccaccactcgggtgaaccaaagactgaaagaacagtaggtaataaattaccgtaccccgaagttcctccaggctcgctaataaccatgttggcggagtcgttgcctttgcggttcggacactttgcagcaaagtgatccgtactagcgcacacatagcaagctcccgtcttcttcttcttcttaaaagtggttatcttcttagtctttggttggttctgcggttgctttttcttgttcttgtgggagttgttcttctgaacaagattggcacttgaagcaccaacaactcctttcccacgtatgtcctttgctctcgccttctcctcaacatcaagagtccctatgagtccatctattgtgaactcctgtctcttgtgttttagagaagtagcaaagtccctccaagaaggtggcagcttagagattatacctccggccacaaacttattgggtaacacacatggggactctttgctgcaatttttgagatcttttgccagagtatgtatttcatgagcctgttccactacagaacggtcttcgaccatcctgtactcaaggaactgctccatgatatacaactcactcccggcgtcagatactccatattgagcctcaagagcatcccacaatgctttgccagttggcagccggatataagaatccaccaagttatcaccgagaacactaatgatcaagcctcgaaagaggatatcagcctcatcgaacgcactcccttcctctggagagaattgttcaggcttaccctctttcacatggatcactctcgatagtgttaaccacagtataagccgctcttgccaacgtttgtaatttgaaccatcaaaaggtggtggtttgattgatgcagcaaagctagataccgaaagcctattaacacaattaggtttttggattgttagatatctaggcaatttttggtatattttaattccaaatattaatatcaatttcatgatatagatgagtgataagttgtgtacaagatatgtgcatgtgtgcatgttattctcactaataagcatgaacaaagaattaaaccagagtaggtttagtaagtaccccaaggcgggaccagtgccggaggcaccggttgcgccgttaccagctggaatagacatgctattcgactggtcttgctcgaagtagccgaactatgtcgatgcaggaagatgttcgcagtgcagtcccacgaacggttacgccgggaattagacgaagtagtcattcgcacgagcggttacgccgggaagtagacgaaggagtcgttcagggagcgagcagtcgcgtcaagacgctccccaaaaacctaattgcccgcgtcccgtgcaggaccttcagcgagcagaggttccggaggccctgctctcgctagacctgtgcgcgcagtgctagcggtggggaaggcagaaagcagctgagggagaagggagaggtctcctgaagaggagtacctggatgagtgcttgagatgagtgaggatgagaggagagggtgctggtttatataggcacgatatgcctcaggttcaacgaacctggacgtcatgaatggctttgatgagcggcagttaatgtgcctcaggttcaacgaacctggacgtcgtaaagagccttcaatgtccggtcattagtgacgacattaaccctctgttttaatactatttactgcaaaacatccttctcatctcagcacatcacgtcgcaccgcaccgcaccgcaccgcaccgcacggccgtgcacgcgcacgcgcaccgcaccgcccgtccggccggccggccgcgccgcgccgcgcctcgtctcggcctcggccacggccacggcccggcccggctcggcgcggcgagcgagcgcccgcgcgcgtgtggttcaccgtccccttcttaccggcttcacaagtggtgtacacgaagtccaccttttaagtcggttgagatcctcctcaattcccgttacggaattaagcattgattccctagcattaatagtgggctttaaattcttttaatgctttagaagtaatgggccaagcccattactccaacattATAGACCACATCAAGGATACGGGTCTTGCGTGTAACAACCTCACTTCCCCATGAGTTGTTACCAGTATCTAGGCGGAGAGCCCTCCACTTCATATTACCTCCTCGAACACGGACCCTCCTCACCGTCTTGTTGCTTGACAACTTGGTGTTGGGTGGCTGGCGGCCGAGCTCATACCTTCAAGACTAATGAGAAACTGAATAAGTTTGTGCACAATAATATTGTGACAATCTAGGTTTTAGGggtcaaaaataaaatttttgtgttgatttaaaaatttaaaccatgatttccacagcaagggtatttttgctattttggaaaaatacaaagtcctttttacaaattagttttgcaaaagacaaaatttcaaaatttatgaggggttaaaatgcatattttgtttttcacttttaccctcataaaaGATATTTTTAAGCTTAGGgctacccttgcaattttaaaacttaagttATGTTTATTTGCAAATGAAAGTTTTGACggatttcaaaatatttcaaaattctTTGACCTAGTGAATTTTTGCCCAAcaggaaagttgtaggtcttaaaaagttacacaactttcatgttgagtactttttcATCTGAACCCTATATCAACGGAAAATTTTACTTTACATTTAACCCCCTagcctttttcctttttgcaaaacGATCCTTGAAaacccccttcttcttcctcctctgcccaAAACAGGGGCGACGCCTCCCCTCTCCGCCGTTTGATCGTCGCCGCCGTTTCCCCGCCGCAGGAAGCCGCCCCCGCTCCTGTTTGGCTCCCCTCGCCCAACCCTACCCCGCCACCTCTGCTGGCTCCCAGCATGCGCGCCACGCCGCTCACCCACGCCACCTCTCCGGCCTGCTATGGttctgcctcgccgccgccggattcaTTCCCGTGACGCACCTATCCTCTCCAGGAACGCTCCCTCATGCTCATCTCCTTCCCTTCGGGCTATAAATCGCCCCGTCCATCTCCAGTTCCGGCGTACCTCCACCGCTCCTTCTCTTCCAACTCCGGTGAACCCCTGGCCACCGTAGATCTGCCGCTCTAGACCCGCTCCACTCACCCCAACCTCCCTTTTAGCTTCGCTGAACATCCATGAAGCCCATCCGCACCTTCTCGCCACTCTTCCTGCAGCAAAACTCGCCGCCGACGAGTGCCATCGCCGCCACCCTCTACTTCGCCGCCGACGAGTCATTCTAGACCGTCCCAGACCTAATCCGAGCCACCTACAGGTTGCTCTCGGTGCCCTTTCGCTCCTCctccactttcccctcgccgtcgtggcctcccctcgccggatttcagccggagcagagctcccacGGCCAACCATGACTGAAGGACCCAATTGCAATGATCTTTTTCTTTCTAAGGGTCTTTCTGCAAAATTTCCTATCGCTTTCTATTTCtatgctgtaaactttgaaaaatcctaaaaaaatgtagaaaaatcagaaaaatgccatTGGGTTCCTTTTTACTAGATCTATAACTTTGGTTCCTAAAGTTTGCATGAAACTTTATATtgtgtgctctagtttaattgttagcaaatgagtaatttatttatatctttttaaccaTAGCTTTGTTATACTTGAGTTTTGGATCCTAGCATCCTTTTGCCATGTATAGTATTGTGTGAAatttgtggcccaaatgcttgacttttgcttattatttcatgtgttttatttatttctagcATATACACCTATTTTATTTATTAAAGCATGTTTTTGCTAATTTCTTAGGGTCATATTTTTACCATGAGCTCTACAGATCACAAGTAGTTTATGATAAATTTTGGGAgaattttttgttttgtttaacTTGAGTTTTTGATTTATTCTTGACGTTTAGGATTAATTCATACATGCTAGTGCTGTTCTTTGTCTTTATAAGCTCCATGTTTAGGCTTAATTAATATACATGATCTTTCTTTTGAACCTTGAGTTGATGTTTGATGTTTAAAGCCCTAGTTGttaaatttattttgaattcaaattctaaatttgaattcaacccacccCATGTTCCTGAATAGTGTtacccttttctttcttttgattttaaaccatgtttcttagtgtaattaattttgttattttatgAAATCTTTTATGGttacttttactctataaatgattgcctagtaaagtaacacttttaagcttggtcttaaatgtttactttattggataacaactttttagtgaagaaaagctatacttaagcacttcactaaatCCAACTATTTCATTGCATATAGAAGCAACGTTGTTAGCTGACGGTATGCACGAATTGCTGCCCAAGCTGGTGAATGAGCAACCCGAAGTGCAGATAAACTTGACGGAAGATAACGAAGACCTGAACATGAACCCGAAGTCCGAGAGTGAACTACATGAAGTCCAATCAACAtcgcggaactaactgaagtccCGAATTTCAATTCGGAAGAACTAAAGCCTACTGACTTTATAAACACCAccaaaggcaagccccggtgcataatcccattattttaaattatgcaactttttatatttatttacttgtgcatttaagttattggagttgattgaaatcttagatgcataatcttaggtacctattgattgaacactagaaattGAGTTcgaatagatgctatgctaataggaccggtaaaagtcgagtgattgccagTCACTcacgagctttataggagttgtttgtttatttttttacaaatactataaggatcatggacggaTTGGGTTACTGGTTTCAACTAGTTTCATGGtggaaatccgtctgtgttgataaaatttgttaaggccgcagtgtgtggtagtgttgattaagcatttgaaagtactagccacatgccgtaaatatggtacgcggaaagcctagtaactgatcggcccggcaaatggacataccccccactctctcttagagataggaagttaatttATAACAAAAGTTTATTCTATGTTGCACAGCAATTAAAATTGTGGGTGCAGAGAAGAGCGGTTCTCTGTACTCGGGGAGAGTGGCGCTGATCCACGACCTGGAATGAGAAGCAaatggttgcttgggagtgactcaacagtgctccaaagcatgtgtgttaggtttaccttgcaaggattgaaattcggtttcaactgttccgcctctcatgtatattgagactgcttaatctctttgccacatagagtaagaagtgaaacaagATGATACTCAATATGGTTGAATGCAATTAATTCTCTACATGTTTGTTTAGATGAGTGCAAACCTAGAATGGCTAATGAAACTaaaacctgaaagctaaaaacttgaaattaaggacctactctttattgcttttcagcaaaataaaccccagagccttcacaaaccttgcatgtctagttaaagggatgttatatacccttagtcgggtaagccttgctgagtattagtatactcagtcttgcttgtgactttgttttcatGTAATCCTTGGAatgcttggtgagattgacttcatgtacgggcttcatcatgatgtcatatatcgtcgTTAGATATCATTTTTCTTTTCGctgtttataaactctgaagaacttatctactttcaaacttctgAGGTACCTTGTTTGAATTCTCAAACTCAGTTAGTAATCACACTTACTATTGAAGTTGTGTTATAAAATTTATgattattgtaatctctgggctcaccttcaagtgtggtatgttgtttcgatccgaaatacGGTGGTGTTATTGGGATTTTACCTGACAGACTGTCAAATTTCTCCGTTTGACATGCGTGTTAACCATTTTAGCAGTAatagtgatggttagcgcacttaaaccgGATTAATTTTGGCGATTCTGCCACAAATATGCAATCATTTTGATctaacactactagaaaacaagcatttggtccaccccaaaagtaccagtatcaagatgaaccggtacctatagtagcataggtaccggttcatctccataccggtacttttggggtggatggaatcTTTGAATGGGCCTTAGGCACTggttggtattatcaaccgatacctaaggctctccataggtaccgggtggtaatttttatattagtaccgggtggtaccaccaactgGTACCTatagatgagccttaggtaccggttagtgttaccaaccggtaccttaggagccttttataccggttggtaacacaaaccggtaccttaggctcatacatgggttactttaaaaggaatatatctccttctcaatcagaacaattgtgtagctgagatggtaaagggGCAGCGTGCGAGGCTAGAGGTCGTGGGTTCAAATCCCAGCGAAAAAATATTTTGTCTCATTTTGggggccttaggtaccggttattttacccggtaccaaaggcttgAGCCATTGGTACCACtttcggggtaccggttcaagaaaccggtaccaaagggcaatctcaaccggtgcctatggcactttttctagtagtgtaattCTTCTAGAATGAGCTGCTGACAACAATTCCATCATACCCAGTATTACATCTGAGCATGATCCTGACAACTGACAAATAATATGAATTTTACTGCATAGATTACTTGTAACTAAATGCAAATAAAGGTTTAAGGTTCATTTAGTAGTAATAAAAATAAAGCCTACGTATCATATAACACAATTATAAAGCTGAACACTTTCATCACAGTTTATCCAAACAATTCCCAAAAATTCTAAACTAGTTTGCCTTCTGAAAATTTAAAACTAAACATAGAAACGACATGACAGATCTGCTTCATTTTCACAATTGTCAGTTTCATCAAAAGCATTACGATAATCTATTTAACACTCACAGATAACTCATTACGCTGGAACTAAAAACCCCACATAATTAGGGGGTACCAACCGTGTAAAACCTAGAGTTCACAGAGTTACGTCGAGGACAAAACTAAACACGATACAACTCATATCAGCTCCTATAACCGAAAACACCTCAAGATCGACTGAGAGATCGAAATGCAAAGCTATCAAACCCTATACAACTGATCTTATCAACTACTTGACTAGGCTACAAACCTTTGCACTCCCACACAAATCCAAATGAAAGAACAGGAGAGGAAAAGAGCTGTTACTTTTGCTTCTTCCTCCAGGCCTTCTGCTTCCCACCGGTGGCCCGGCGCTTGTGCATCGAGTCGCGCGAGGTACCTGCACGGACACATGCAAAGCAACCCCCGCCGCAGCCATTAGCATTTCTCAAACCGGACAATCTCCGGCACTATGGCAGCACAAGCAGAACGAGAAGGGAAGACGGGCGGGCGCTCacccatggtggcggcggtgggttGGCTCAGCTGCTtctgctccgcctcctcctaGTCCGCCCGCGTCGCCACTCTTCTAGTTCGGTATCACAGGGAAAGAGAGCAAAACCCTAGGGCGTGGTGTTaaataggggg is drawn from Panicum virgatum strain AP13 chromosome 1N, P.virgatum_v5, whole genome shotgun sequence and contains these coding sequences:
- the LOC120653474 gene encoding 40S ribosomal protein S8-like; translation: MAGRKTTWASGEGRRETRVVFPNPNQISPFTSTSRDSMHKRRATGGKQKAWRKKQKYELGRQPPNTKLSSNKTVRRVRVRGGNMKWRALRLDTGNNSWGSEVVTRKTRILDVVYNASNNELVRTQTFVKSAIVEVDTAPFKQWYLTHYGVDISRKKKTPAAKKDAAEG